From a region of the Daphnia pulicaria isolate SC F1-1A chromosome 1, SC_F0-13Bv2, whole genome shotgun sequence genome:
- the LOC124329447 gene encoding uncharacterized protein K02A2.6-like: MLKQIHDGHFGESKCLERAKSVAYWPGYVEEIRNLVAGCRICQERRHQNPHQQHYPVEVPEYPFQRVATDFFQLRGKDYLLAVDYFSKWPSVVEMSSTTSAATIKELDKLFSDFGVPEVLVSDNGPQFGSADFRAFARHLAVSHVTSSPFYPESNGLAERSVQTVKAAFIKSMEDGRTLQDTLRAIRSTPVGGGLPSPSVLLQSRNLRGSLPFLSESLRHQNVSSGAVSAALKRRQESATFHQKAARPSRYSVLTVGQPVRVRLGKNWVRGSVKMVCQQPDSYVVTTLAGRDFRRNRRAINCCKGDPAIHPAKTITQNQSAVPPKLSAEQHQPNRLNTLSPSRQQSVFSFPALSLPRPIVSSQPQAVVQPPALPPVPPPLPPVPATLPPAPPVIMLPDPAHPVHVPRQAVRKPRTAKIWPSSTRSSSRLAEQRQTSLSAQRRSVSLSPARLPDLAGQVADANVAAEPAAESTSLVPAEQSEVVQE; this comes from the coding sequence ATGTTAAAGCAGATTCACGATGGCCACTTTGGAGAATCAAAATGTCTCGAAAGAGCGAAGTCAGTTGCCTACTGGCCAGGATATGTCGAAGAAATACGCAACCTTGTAGCTGGATGTCGTATATGTCAAGAGCGGCGCCACCAAAATCCACATCAACAGCATTATCCAGTCGAAGTTCCAGAATACCCCTTTCAACGTGTGGCGACGGATTTCTTCCAGCTACGGGGTAAAGACTATTTATTGGCTGTTGACTACTTTAGTAAATGGCCCAGTGTCGTCGAAATGTCATCCACTACAAGTGCAGCCACTATCAAAGAATTGGATAAACTATTCTCAGATTTTGGAGTGCCGGAAGTGCTTGTGTCGGATAATGGACCACAATTTGGCAGCGCTGATTTCCGTGCGTTTGCCCGTCATCTGGCCGTATCTCATGTCACGTCAAGTCCATTTTATCCAGAGTCAAATGGTCTGGCGGAGCGATCGGTACAAACAGTGAAAGCGGCGTTTATCAAGTCTATGGAAGATGGTCGCACGCTCCAGGACACGCTCCGAGCAATTCGTTCCACTCCTGTTGGAGGTGGATTGCCGTCCCCATCGGTGTTGTTGCAGTCACGGAATCTACGAGGAAGTTTGCCATTTTTGTCTGAGTCTTTACGGCATCAAAATGTCTCATCGGGAGCTGTATCGGCAGCATTAAAGCGTCGTCAAGAATCGGCGACCTTTCATCAAAAAGCAGCCCGTCCGTCTCGATACTCCGTGCTGACGGTCGGTCAGCCAGTCAGAGTACGTTTAGGAAAAAACTGGGTACGCGGAAGCGTCAAGATGGTGTGCCAACAGCCGGACTCGTATGTCGTCACAACTCTCGCTGGCCGAGATTTTAGAAGAAATCGAAGAGCCATTAATTGCTGCAAGGGAGATCCAGCTATTCATCCAGCAAAGACCATTACTCAAAATCAGTCGGCAGTTCCCCCTAAATTATCAGCTGAGCAACACCAGCCAAATCGTCTCAACACACTTTCTCCCAGCAGGCAACAGTCGGTGTTTTCATTTCCGGCCCTATCATTGCCACGGCCTATTGTATCATCACAGCCACAGGCTGTAGTTCAGCCACCAGCTTTGCCGCCGGTTCCACCACCACTGCCGCCAGTTCCAGCAACTTTACCGCCGGCTCCGCCAGTCATCATGCTGCCCGACCCTGCACATCCGGTTCATGTCCCTCGTCAAGCAGTTCGCAAGCCGCGAACGGCCAAAATCTGGCCATCGAGTACCAGGAGTAGTTCCAGATTGGCAGAGCAACGTCAGACCTCATTGTCAGCGCAGCGCCGGTCCGTCTCGTTGAGTCCAGCTCGACTTCCTGATCTGGCCGGGCAGGTAGCAGATGCAAACGTGGCAGCCGAACCAGCGGCCGAATCGACTAGTCTAGTTCCAGCCGAACAGTCCGAAGTCGTTCAAGAGTAG